Proteins encoded in a region of the Pseudomonas syringae KCTC 12500 genome:
- a CDS encoding S66 peptidase family protein, giving the protein MPATSSNTLHPRALRAGDAVALVSPAGPVDPGKIQAAVAVLEGWGLRPRVYPHALGSYSFYSGTDEERLADLNAALADPEIRAVICTRGGYGVQRIVQQVDMDAVRRDPKLVTGFSDITALHGALWNHARLATIHGPVASQLERGGLFVSGMRHVLMSSEPVLLKADPASPTARVRTGGSAQGLLLGGNLCILDTSVGTPFMPDLSGAILLIEEVNEPAYRVDRMLTHLGNCGILASLAGVAVGEFTPAANTGRTISPADVLLERLGSLGIPVLGGLPVGHGDLNQAVPLGTQAILDADAGTLLVATAARS; this is encoded by the coding sequence ATGCCTGCCACCTCTTCAAACACTCTCCACCCCCGTGCTCTGCGAGCTGGCGACGCCGTGGCACTGGTGTCTCCGGCAGGGCCTGTGGACCCCGGCAAGATCCAGGCGGCGGTGGCGGTACTCGAAGGGTGGGGGCTGCGTCCACGGGTCTATCCGCATGCGCTGGGCAGCTACTCGTTCTATTCGGGGACCGATGAAGAGCGGCTCGCCGACCTCAACGCCGCGCTGGCTGATCCGGAAATCCGCGCGGTCATCTGCACTCGCGGGGGTTATGGCGTACAACGGATCGTTCAGCAGGTGGATATGGACGCGGTGCGTCGCGACCCCAAGCTGGTGACCGGCTTTTCCGACATCACCGCGTTGCACGGTGCGCTGTGGAACCACGCGCGCCTGGCGACCATTCATGGGCCGGTCGCTTCGCAGCTGGAACGAGGCGGCCTGTTCGTCAGTGGTATGCGCCATGTGCTGATGAGTAGCGAGCCGGTGTTGCTCAAGGCTGACCCGGCCTCGCCAACGGCCAGGGTCAGAACTGGTGGTAGCGCACAGGGCCTGCTGTTGGGCGGCAACCTGTGCATCCTCGATACCTCTGTGGGTACGCCGTTCATGCCTGACCTGAGCGGTGCGATCCTGCTCATCGAAGAGGTCAACGAACCCGCCTACCGGGTCGACCGCATGCTCACCCATCTGGGCAACTGCGGGATTCTTGCGTCTCTGGCGGGCGTTGCCGTCGGCGAATTTACGCCTGCCGCCAACACTGGCCGCACCATCAGCCCCGCCGATGTGCTGCTGGAGCGGCTGGGCAGTCTTGGCATCCCGGTGCTCGGCGGTCTGCCGGTAGGCCATGGAGATCTCAATCAGGCAGTGCCACTGGGCACTCAGGCGATACTTGATGCCGACGCCGGAACCCTGTTGGTAGCGACTGCCGCGCGTAGCTGA
- a CDS encoding benzoate/H(+) symporter BenE family transporter, whose product MNQSLKVPLRPLTDSSPSAVVAGFIAMMTGCTSSLVLMFQAGQAAGLSSVQISSWLWALFMGMAVCSIGLSLRYRMPITVAWSTPGAALLITSLGGVGYPQAIGAFITSALLVTLCGVTGSFERIVRRLPASLAAALLAGILFRIGSEIFIAAQHHTRLVLGMFFTYLLVKRLSPRYSVLLALLVGIGLSGLLGLLNFGGLALEVAMPVWTTPEFSWAATVSIGIPLFVVAMTSQNMPGVAVLRADGYFPPTSPLISVTGFASLLTAPFGCHGINLAAISAAICTSPHAHEDKSKRYTAAIWCGIFYAIAGIFGATLAGLFSAFPKELMLSIAALALLGSITNGLTVAMAEPREREPALITFMVTASGLTLFSIGSAFWGIVAGLLTLLILNTRKTD is encoded by the coding sequence ATGAACCAATCCCTCAAGGTGCCATTGCGCCCGCTGACAGACTCATCGCCGTCGGCGGTGGTTGCCGGTTTCATCGCCATGATGACCGGCTGCACCAGTTCGCTGGTGCTGATGTTCCAGGCGGGCCAGGCGGCAGGGCTGAGCAGCGTGCAGATTTCATCCTGGCTGTGGGCGCTGTTCATGGGCATGGCGGTGTGCAGCATCGGCCTCTCGCTGCGCTACCGTATGCCGATTACCGTGGCGTGGTCGACACCCGGCGCCGCCCTGCTGATCACCAGCCTGGGCGGCGTCGGCTACCCGCAGGCCATTGGCGCGTTCATCACCAGCGCGCTACTGGTGACTCTGTGCGGGGTGACCGGCAGTTTCGAGCGCATCGTGCGGCGCCTGCCAGCCTCGCTGGCCGCGGCCTTGCTGGCAGGAATTCTGTTCCGGATCGGCAGTGAGATTTTTATTGCCGCACAGCACCACACCCGCCTGGTGCTGGGTATGTTTTTCACTTACCTGCTGGTCAAGCGCCTGTCGCCACGCTATTCGGTGCTGCTCGCGCTGCTGGTCGGTATCGGCCTCTCAGGCCTGCTGGGCTTGCTGAACTTTGGTGGCCTGGCGCTGGAAGTCGCCATGCCGGTCTGGACCACTCCAGAGTTTTCATGGGCGGCGACGGTCAGCATCGGCATCCCGCTGTTCGTGGTGGCCATGACCTCGCAGAACATGCCCGGTGTGGCCGTGTTGCGAGCCGACGGCTACTTCCCGCCGACCTCACCACTGATATCGGTGACAGGCTTTGCCTCACTGCTCACGGCACCGTTTGGCTGCCACGGGATCAATCTGGCGGCGATCAGTGCCGCCATCTGTACCAGCCCTCATGCCCATGAGGACAAATCCAAACGCTATACAGCGGCGATATGGTGCGGGATTTTCTATGCAATAGCCGGCATTTTCGGTGCCACCCTGGCGGGTCTGTTCAGTGCGTTCCCCAAGGAACTGATGCTCTCGATTGCTGCGCTGGCGCTGCTCGGATCGATCACCAATGGCCTGACCGTTGCGATGGCCGAACCGAGGGAACGCGAGCCCGCCTTGATCACCTTCATGGTCACCGCTTCGGGACTGACGCTGTTCTCCATAGGCTCGGCGTTCTGGGGCATCGTCGCGGGCTTGCTGACCTTGCTGATCCTGAACACACGCAAAACCGACTAG
- the pyrF gene encoding orotidine-5'-phosphate decarboxylase, which produces MSACQTPVIVALDFPTREAALRLADQLDPKLCRVKVGKELFTSCAADIVETLRDRGFEVFLDLKFHDIPNTTAMAVKAAAEMGVWMVNVHCSGGLRMMAACREVLEQRTGPQPLLIGVTVLTSMEREDLAGIGLDIDPQVQVLRLAALAEKAGMDGLVCSALEAQALKTAHPSLQLVTPGIRPAGSAQDDQRRILTPRQALDAGSDYLVIGRPISQAADPAKALAAVVAELA; this is translated from the coding sequence ATGTCCGCCTGCCAGACTCCTGTCATCGTCGCCCTGGATTTTCCGACCCGCGAAGCCGCCTTGCGCCTGGCTGATCAGCTCGATCCCAAGCTGTGCAGGGTCAAAGTCGGCAAGGAACTGTTCACCAGTTGCGCGGCCGACATCGTCGAGACCTTGCGCGACAGAGGCTTCGAAGTGTTTCTGGATCTCAAATTCCACGACATTCCCAACACCACGGCAATGGCGGTCAAGGCGGCGGCCGAGATGGGGGTGTGGATGGTCAATGTGCACTGCTCGGGCGGCTTGCGCATGATGGCGGCCTGTCGGGAAGTGCTTGAGCAGCGCACCGGTCCACAGCCGTTGCTGATCGGCGTGACCGTTCTGACCAGCATGGAACGTGAAGACCTGGCCGGTATCGGCCTGGACATCGACCCGCAGGTGCAGGTGCTGCGCCTCGCTGCTCTGGCCGAGAAGGCCGGGATGGATGGTCTGGTCTGCTCCGCGCTGGAAGCACAGGCTCTGAAAACCGCTCACCCGTCATTGCAACTGGTGACACCTGGCATCCGCCCGGCGGGCAGTGCGCAGGACGATCAGCGTCGTATCCTGACCCCTCGTCAGGCACTGGATGCAGGCTCTGACTACCTTGTCATCGGTCGCCCGATCAGCCAGGCGGCTGACCCGGCGAAGGCCTTGGCGGCTGTGGTTGCCGAGCTGGCTTGA
- a CDS encoding NADP-dependent oxidoreductase: MTDLSNRQFLLAKRPSGDAHRDDFTYQEAAVSALADGQILVRNKYLSLDPAMRGWMNDGKSYIPAVKLGEVMRALGVGEVLESKNPKFAVGDHVQGALGVQDYFAGEPKGFYKVDTSLAPLPLYLSALGMTGMTAYLALLDVGQPKSGDTVVISGAAGAVGSVAGQIAKLKGCRVVGIAGGTAKCRLLTEELGFDAAIDYKSEDVMDGLKRHCPDGVNVYFDNVGGDILDAALSQLAVGARVVICGAISQYNSTKAIKGPANYMSLLVNRARMEGFIVLDHPERFAEAGQVMAGWIKEGKLKSKEHIVDGLETFPETFQMLFSGENQGKLILKVE; encoded by the coding sequence ATGACCGATCTTTCCAACCGCCAGTTCCTGCTCGCCAAGCGCCCTTCGGGCGATGCGCACCGTGATGACTTCACCTATCAGGAAGCCGCGGTCAGCGCACTTGCCGACGGGCAGATTCTGGTCAGGAACAAATACCTGTCACTGGACCCGGCAATGCGTGGCTGGATGAATGACGGCAAATCCTACATTCCAGCCGTGAAGCTGGGCGAAGTGATGCGCGCCCTCGGCGTGGGTGAAGTACTTGAATCGAAAAACCCCAAGTTCGCCGTAGGTGATCACGTCCAGGGCGCCCTGGGCGTGCAGGACTACTTTGCCGGTGAGCCGAAGGGCTTCTACAAGGTAGATACCAGCCTTGCGCCCCTGCCGCTTTATCTATCGGCATTGGGCATGACCGGCATGACCGCCTACCTGGCGCTGCTGGACGTCGGTCAACCGAAAAGCGGTGACACCGTGGTGATTTCCGGTGCGGCAGGTGCGGTCGGTAGCGTGGCCGGGCAGATCGCCAAGCTCAAGGGCTGCCGGGTCGTCGGCATCGCGGGAGGCACGGCAAAATGTCGTCTGCTGACCGAGGAGCTAGGCTTTGACGCAGCCATCGACTACAAATCCGAAGACGTCATGGACGGTCTGAAACGCCACTGCCCGGATGGCGTGAATGTGTACTTCGACAACGTCGGTGGCGACATTCTCGACGCGGCACTCAGCCAACTGGCGGTCGGCGCGCGTGTCGTGATCTGTGGTGCCATCAGTCAGTACAACAGCACCAAGGCAATCAAAGGCCCGGCCAACTACATGTCGTTGCTGGTCAATCGCGCCCGCATGGAAGGCTTCATCGTACTGGACCACCCGGAGCGCTTTGCAGAAGCGGGCCAGGTCATGGCCGGCTGGATCAAGGAAGGCAAGCTCAAGAGCAAGGAGCACATCGTGGACGGTCTCGAGACGTTCCCGGAAACCTTCCAGATGCTGTTCAGCGGTGAGAATCAGGGCAAGCTGATCCTGAAAGTGGAATAA
- a CDS encoding MarR family transcriptional regulator, with translation MLDLKKPANQQMAMEAFFFGYQAFTAKADEMLARRGFSRVHQRTVFFIARYPGLSVKELLTVLGVSKQALNAPLRQLIAMNLVHSAAPENDKRKRLLGLTDEGALFEQGLRREQVKLLQRVFAEAGQDAVDGWLTVNRALGQTLQSGACPTGADAE, from the coding sequence ATGCTTGACCTTAAAAAACCTGCCAATCAACAAATGGCCATGGAAGCCTTCTTCTTCGGCTATCAGGCATTCACTGCCAAGGCTGATGAAATGCTGGCCAGACGCGGCTTCAGTCGTGTGCACCAGCGCACCGTATTTTTCATCGCCCGCTACCCCGGCCTGAGCGTCAAGGAGCTGCTCACCGTATTGGGCGTCAGCAAACAGGCCCTCAATGCCCCGCTGCGCCAGCTGATCGCCATGAATCTGGTGCACAGCGCGGCCCCCGAGAATGACAAGCGCAAACGACTGCTGGGCCTCACCGATGAAGGCGCCCTTTTTGAACAGGGCTTGCGCCGCGAACAGGTCAAACTGCTGCAGCGGGTGTTCGCCGAAGCGGGTCAGGATGCCGTGGATGGCTGGCTGACGGTCAATCGGGCGCTGGGGCAGACCCTGCAATCCGGCGCCTGCCCGACCGGGGCTGACGCCGAGTAA